The proteins below come from a single Mucilaginibacter mali genomic window:
- a CDS encoding sigma 54-interacting transcriptional regulator: protein MSKLNIKTLGELKQTDYKSRSVKDELRENLIKQLQKHEGGFEGIVGYEDTVIPDLQTAILSRHNILLLGLRGQAKTRIARLLVNLLDEYVPYIEGSELYDDPLAPISWYGHNQIEIHGDNTPIAWIHRSERYTEKLATPDVTVADLIGDVDPIKAATLKLTYSDERVLHFGLIPRAHRGIFVINELPDLQARIQVSLFNILQEKDIQIRGFKLRLPLDIQFVFTANPEDYTNRGSIVTPLKDRIESQILTHYPRSVEISRKITQQEASLTPEQRKNIEADGLVKDLVEQIAFEARNSEYIDKKSGVSARLTISAFENLISNAERRMIINGEKNTFVRISDFLGVIPAITGKIELVYEGELEGPAKVANILLGKAIKNLMLQFFPDPEKAKKSKKGNPYASIIAWFSDANNLALIDGMPAREYKEALNSVTGLKELVKTFHPQLSENQQLLLMEFVLHGLAEFSQLNKGFLDNGFAFSDMFDSLFNLQPDDDDDLDLNDDRY, encoded by the coding sequence ATGAGTAAATTGAACATAAAAACATTAGGCGAGTTAAAGCAAACCGATTATAAAAGCCGCTCGGTTAAGGATGAGTTACGCGAGAACCTGATCAAGCAATTGCAAAAACACGAGGGCGGGTTTGAGGGCATTGTGGGTTACGAGGATACCGTCATTCCCGATCTGCAAACGGCTATCCTGTCGCGCCATAATATATTGCTGCTGGGTTTACGGGGGCAGGCAAAAACCCGTATTGCCCGCTTACTGGTGAACCTGCTGGACGAATATGTGCCTTATATTGAGGGTTCGGAATTATATGATGATCCGCTGGCCCCGATCAGTTGGTATGGTCATAACCAAATTGAGATCCACGGCGATAATACGCCCATTGCCTGGATACACCGTAGCGAACGCTATACCGAAAAACTGGCCACGCCTGATGTTACCGTTGCCGACCTGATCGGCGATGTTGACCCCATCAAAGCAGCTACTTTAAAGCTGACTTATTCAGACGAACGCGTGCTGCACTTCGGCCTGATCCCACGCGCGCACCGCGGCATATTTGTAATAAACGAATTGCCCGACCTACAGGCCCGTATACAGGTATCCCTGTTTAACATTTTGCAGGAAAAGGATATTCAGATCCGCGGTTTTAAGCTGCGCCTGCCGTTGGATATCCAGTTTGTGTTTACCGCCAACCCCGAGGATTATACTAACCGTGGTTCGATAGTTACGCCGTTGAAAGACCGTATCGAAAGCCAGATCTTAACCCACTACCCGCGCTCGGTAGAGATATCGCGCAAGATCACCCAACAAGAAGCATCATTAACACCCGAACAGCGTAAAAATATAGAAGCCGATGGCCTGGTGAAAGACCTGGTAGAGCAGATCGCCTTCGAGGCGCGTAATTCGGAATATATCGATAAAAAATCGGGGGTATCGGCTCGATTGACCATCTCGGCCTTCGAGAACCTGATCAGCAATGCCGAACGCCGTATGATCATCAACGGCGAGAAGAATACATTCGTCCGCATCTCCGACTTTTTAGGCGTTATCCCGGCCATTACCGGTAAAATAGAATTGGTTTACGAAGGCGAACTGGAAGGCCCGGCAAAAGTGGCCAATATTCTGTTGGGCAAGGCCATCAAAAACCTGATGCTGCAATTTTTCCCCGATCCGGAAAAAGCTAAAAAATCTAAAAAGGGTAATCCATACGCATCTATTATTGCCTGGTTTAGCGATGCCAATAATTTGGCTTTGATAGATGGTATGCCCGCCCGCGAATATAAAGAAGCGCTGAACTCGGTTACCGGATTAAAGGAATTGGTAAAAACCTTCCATCCGCAACTGAGCGAGAACCAGCAACTATTATTGATGGAGTTTGTACTGCACGGCCTTGCCGAGTTCTCGCAGTTGAATAAAGGTTTCCTGGATAATGGCTTCGCTTTTTCGGATATGTTTGACAGTTTGTTTAACTTGCAACCCGATGACGACGATGATCTGGACTTGAATGATGACAGGTATTAA
- a CDS encoding vWA domain-containing protein: MRGFGFSKFTPRQVQKGGFDELLKLFLELLNYTAGDAGEALAWMNELDKQYNLTNDDYGMGDFIDELKQRGYLNEDNQSGNFSITAKTEQSIRQSALEEIFGKLKKSGRGNHRSPQSGQGDEKNAERREFQFGDSLDQIDMTQSIHNAQVNHGIGDFMMTEKDLEVEEMDFKTLTSTVLMIDISHSMILYGEDRITPAKKVAMALAELIRTKYPKDTLDIVVFGNDAWPIALQDLPYLQVGPYHTNTYAGLELATDLLRRRKTHNKQIFMITDGKPTCLKEGTKYYKNSIGLDRKVVNKTLNMAAQCKRLKIPITTFMIAKDPYLQQFVRKFTETNGGRAFYSSLTGLGEYIFEDYIKNRRKTVR, translated from the coding sequence ATGCGCGGTTTTGGATTTTCCAAATTTACTCCCCGCCAGGTTCAAAAGGGCGGGTTTGATGAATTACTGAAGTTATTTTTAGAGTTGCTTAACTATACAGCCGGCGACGCGGGCGAAGCTTTGGCCTGGATGAACGAGCTGGATAAGCAATACAACCTCACCAATGACGATTATGGCATGGGTGATTTTATTGACGAGCTGAAACAGCGCGGTTACCTGAACGAGGATAACCAGAGCGGCAACTTCAGCATTACGGCTAAAACGGAGCAAAGCATCCGTCAATCGGCGCTGGAGGAGATCTTCGGCAAGTTGAAAAAATCGGGGCGCGGTAACCACCGCTCGCCACAATCGGGACAAGGCGACGAAAAGAACGCCGAACGCCGGGAGTTCCAGTTTGGCGATAGTTTGGATCAGATAGATATGACGCAATCTATCCACAACGCGCAGGTGAACCACGGCATCGGCGATTTTATGATGACCGAAAAAGACCTGGAGGTTGAGGAGATGGATTTTAAGACATTGACCTCTACCGTGTTGATGATCGATATCTCGCACTCCATGATCCTGTACGGCGAAGACCGTATTACCCCTGCCAAAAAGGTGGCGATGGCACTGGCCGAACTCATTCGCACCAAATACCCTAAGGATACGCTGGATATTGTGGTGTTTGGTAATGATGCCTGGCCTATCGCGCTACAGGACCTACCCTACCTGCAGGTTGGCCCCTACCATACCAATACCTATGCCGGGCTTGAACTGGCTACCGATCTGCTTCGCCGCCGTAAAACGCATAACAAGCAGATATTTATGATAACCGATGGCAAACCCACCTGCTTAAAGGAAGGCACCAAGTATTATAAAAACAGTATCGGGCTCGATCGTAAAGTGGTGAACAAAACCCTGAACATGGCCGCGCAGTGTAAGCGATTGAAGATACCAATCACCACGTTTATGATAGCGAAGGACCCCTACCTGCAACAGTTTGTCCGCAAGTTCACCGAAACTAACGGCGGACGGGCATTCTATAGTTCGCTAACGGGTTTGGGTGAGTATATTTTTGAGGATTATATTAAAAACCGGAGGAAGACGGTAAGGTAG